A genomic stretch from Trichocoleus sp. includes:
- a CDS encoding HNH endonuclease has translation MKKKYLSGMRRLEEWLSFYEQRCVFCKLKVISQDNQNIVDGAHIKPFSEFRDDRFDNGISLCKNHHWAFDHGWFGIDDSYRIVVPDDRFYEETPTDTKSIRDFHGERILMPTQLEYQPRTDALKWHRN, from the coding sequence ATGAAGAAAAAATATCTATCAGGAATGCGGCGTTTAGAAGAGTGGTTGTCTTTCTATGAACAGCGCTGTGTTTTCTGCAAGTTGAAAGTGATTAGTCAGGATAATCAAAATATTGTGGACGGCGCACATATCAAGCCGTTTTCTGAATTTCGGGACGATCGCTTTGATAATGGCATTTCTCTCTGCAAGAACCATCATTGGGCATTTGATCACGGTTGGTTTGGCATCGATGACAGCTACAGGATTGTTGTACCCGACGATCGATTCTATGAAGAGACTCCAACGGATACAAAGTCAATCCGAGATTTTCATGGAGAACGAATCTTAATGCCAACTCAACTGGAGTATCAACCGAGAACTGATGCTCTGAAATGGCACCGCAACTAA
- the tcmP gene encoding three-Cys-motif partner protein TcmP, with the protein MSRAEWSADGSTLPVVDPHTKAKHKILEEYIENLVITLYGKGRYGVTNFTFIDAFCGGGMYDDPGMQQKWEGSPLRIIKAVQKGYERSKRKYPLNVKYIFMDSKKAHLDCLKNYSLPAAGLEKIAASNSCMFEHGNFEDLIDWLVFTVGNHKGHSLFLLDPFGWTQVSMSSIRKINSLSGSEIIYTYMIDYIARFIELRNDSQFNNFQNILEADGYYLHADPSKIETFGEQCYLRDQSMLLFRERGNAKYVFTFSLIPRGNYRVLYYLMHMSSNLTALEVVKESFWKENTLDYEYCFEVYGHGFRSSDYYQEGQLELQFDINKGSSEFCIDKLDRDVGKLIEENREGIRFRDISNQTMEKNPANRNHYTKYLNRRRDAAEIEVMRKGEVLTNNKIIFQRGDIIRPTQYKQLFFNL; encoded by the coding sequence ATGAGTCGAGCTGAGTGGAGCGCTGATGGTAGTACCCTGCCAGTTGTTGATCCTCATACTAAAGCTAAACACAAAATATTAGAGGAATACATTGAGAACCTTGTTATAACTCTGTATGGAAAAGGTAGATATGGTGTGACAAATTTTACTTTCATAGATGCATTCTGCGGTGGTGGAATGTATGACGATCCTGGAATGCAGCAAAAATGGGAGGGCTCCCCTCTAAGAATTATCAAAGCTGTTCAAAAAGGATATGAAAGATCAAAAAGAAAATATCCTCTCAACGTAAAATACATATTCATGGACAGCAAGAAAGCTCATCTAGACTGTCTCAAGAATTATTCTTTGCCAGCAGCCGGACTTGAAAAAATTGCAGCTTCTAATAGTTGTATGTTTGAGCATGGAAATTTTGAAGATCTTATAGATTGGCTTGTTTTTACTGTTGGAAATCATAAAGGGCATTCCTTGTTTCTACTTGATCCATTTGGATGGACACAAGTATCCATGTCAAGCATAAGAAAAATCAATAGCTTATCAGGATCAGAAATAATTTATACATACATGATTGATTATATTGCTAGATTTATCGAACTTCGTAACGATTCACAGTTTAATAATTTTCAAAATATTTTAGAGGCAGATGGTTATTACTTGCATGCAGATCCCAGTAAGATAGAAACTTTTGGCGAACAATGCTATCTGCGAGATCAGTCTATGTTACTGTTCAGGGAGCGAGGAAATGCAAAATATGTTTTCACATTCTCGTTGATTCCGAGAGGTAATTATAGAGTCTTGTACTATTTAATGCACATGTCATCAAATTTGACTGCACTTGAAGTAGTTAAAGAAAGTTTTTGGAAAGAGAACACTTTGGATTATGAATACTGTTTTGAGGTTTATGGACATGGCTTTAGAAGCTCAGATTATTATCAAGAAGGTCAACTAGAGTTACAGTTTGACATTAATAAAGGAAGTAGTGAGTTCTGTATTGATAAGCTTGATAGAGATGTTGGAAAACTAATTGAAGAAAATAGAGAAGGTATTAGATTTAGAGATATATCTAATCAAACAATGGAGAAAAATCCAGCCAACAGAAACCACTACACCAAGTACCTAAACAGACGTAGAGATGCAGCTGAAATTGAGGTTATGCGAAAAGGTGAGGTTTTAACTAATAACAAAATAATTTTCCAGCGAGGAGACATTATCCGGCCTACGCAATACAAACAACTTTTCTTTAATCTTTGA
- a CDS encoding serine protease, which translates to MVEIFTLKTSGNWATKEQICQALPGSELCEIATDGFPEVTEFQGFSEPLQLEEPELLKIIESRLDRLDKALSSGLLSVGDPDYLFSEFLGRGLRCSDAVCLLVRGLQLEELIDTIKDHRTKDIPEILRWLSRKLKLLSIKEPGGSLDRWIDKSNPNKKVADVLEDPVVKEELSDLRKRISEQPNEKERLREATIYIPFATGFLVGKNYLTTNFHVFNDKNKKEINKFLAYFRYEINPLGEEVTPIVYELDSRACISDKFLDFTIVKVKPNENYEEDGLGFPEAGDNFGWFPMFSDPTLIAPPIKQEALLENDRPRISGVGLRGEPAFVIQHPGGGRKRIVLFNNSVQEVYQKFLAYETDVSFCSSGSAICNEKWQLVGLHHSTIAKLAVGQEFEIQGNLGTRMCAIVDFLEKNKENEVAQDLLANNRYVVKTGDVPVKGKIYLLSGYQRPIGEVPSPEQVNQEVELAKFLLEKVWESSEKSLPMENVLETAGSYENGLKALMQREDYQSGDIAVEIRINLYPEALKRSTQVKVYYAEDKPKLKAYADALLNQMRSKAKGKIETGNLQAVVKESIDSSFQFCTAINVPAFLISLDFYGQDFDQIERTIDPGPQSQELPLKNPIVDSLKSLVKIISPIGFLRD; encoded by the coding sequence ATGGTGGAAATCTTTACTTTGAAGACTTCTGGCAATTGGGCGACTAAAGAGCAAATTTGCCAGGCGCTTCCAGGTTCAGAATTATGTGAAATAGCTACTGATGGTTTTCCTGAGGTAACAGAATTTCAAGGGTTTTCAGAGCCATTGCAGCTTGAAGAACCAGAATTACTCAAGATTATAGAATCAAGGCTGGACAGATTAGACAAAGCGCTCTCTTCAGGTTTATTGTCGGTTGGTGATCCTGACTATCTCTTCTCTGAATTTTTAGGACGTGGGCTACGCTGTAGCGACGCTGTGTGTTTGCTAGTACGTGGGCTTCAACTAGAAGAGCTAATCGATACAATTAAAGATCACCGCACAAAAGACATTCCTGAAATTCTGCGATGGTTATCGCGGAAGCTTAAATTGCTGTCCATAAAAGAACCAGGGGGATCGCTGGATCGCTGGATAGACAAAAGCAACCCAAACAAAAAGGTTGCTGACGTATTAGAAGATCCTGTTGTTAAGGAAGAACTAAGCGACCTGCGGAAAAGAATCAGTGAACAGCCTAATGAAAAAGAAAGGCTGCGCGAAGCTACTATCTATATTCCTTTTGCGACTGGCTTTCTAGTGGGTAAAAACTACTTAACAACCAACTTTCATGTCTTTAATGATAAGAACAAAAAAGAAATCAACAAATTTTTAGCCTATTTCAGATATGAGATAAATCCTTTAGGAGAAGAGGTTACTCCTATCGTATATGAACTTGATTCAAGAGCTTGTATCAGTGATAAGTTTCTCGACTTCACCATAGTCAAGGTTAAGCCCAATGAAAATTATGAGGAAGATGGATTAGGCTTTCCTGAAGCAGGTGATAATTTTGGTTGGTTTCCAATGTTTTCTGATCCAACATTGATTGCTCCACCCATTAAACAAGAGGCGCTATTGGAAAATGATCGGCCTAGGATTTCAGGAGTAGGTCTCCGGGGTGAACCTGCTTTCGTTATTCAGCACCCTGGCGGCGGACGAAAGAGAATCGTTCTCTTTAATAACTCTGTGCAGGAAGTCTATCAAAAATTTCTTGCTTATGAAACTGATGTATCTTTCTGTTCTTCTGGGTCAGCCATCTGTAATGAAAAGTGGCAACTTGTTGGTTTGCATCATTCTACAATTGCAAAATTGGCTGTTGGTCAAGAGTTTGAGATTCAAGGAAACTTAGGAACACGGATGTGTGCGATCGTTGACTTTTTAGAAAAGAATAAGGAAAACGAAGTCGCACAGGATTTGTTGGCTAATAATCGCTATGTAGTCAAAACAGGTGATGTGCCTGTAAAGGGGAAGATCTATCTTCTTTCTGGGTATCAGAGACCTATTGGGGAAGTTCCAAGCCCGGAACAGGTTAATCAAGAGGTGGAGCTTGCAAAGTTCTTGTTGGAAAAGGTTTGGGAGTCCTCGGAAAAATCCTTGCCGATGGAAAATGTACTTGAGACGGCGGGCTCTTATGAGAACGGTCTTAAAGCGCTTATGCAACGAGAAGATTATCAAAGTGGGGACATCGCAGTTGAGATTCGCATAAATCTTTATCCAGAGGCTCTAAAACGGTCTACACAAGTCAAAGTTTATTATGCGGAGGATAAGCCTAAACTCAAAGCATATGCTGATGCTCTACTCAACCAGATGAGAAGCAAAGCAAAAGGTAAGATTGAGACAGGTAATCTTCAAGCTGTTGTTAAAGAGAGTATCGATTCAAGTTTCCAGTTTTGTACTGCTATTAATGTTCCCGCCTTTCTCATTAGTCTGGATTTTTATGGACAGGATTTCGATCAAATAGAAAGGACAATAGATCCTGGACCACAAAGTCAAGAACTTCCCTTAAAGAATCCAATTGTTGATTCTCTCAAATCCTTAGTTAAAATTATTAGCCCAATTGGTTTTTTGAGAGACTAA
- a CDS encoding GNAT family N-acyltransferase yields the protein MKLTSNIYSKPLEGDREIRMAQRLIYKVFVDEIGWVPNQVNPSGIRFVNDSEGTLFADDFDDVATWFGTFQNQELIACWRFCEPKNGKFELEHYHPLPDFLKAAKSLEVTRLVIQPKYRNRSRVMLDLTQTTYKHLGHRFDYIFAAVEFPNPGNLYLKLGMKQIAVKPFKYSPWDRNEVQLIVLDLKDRTTVASGYGKYSQ from the coding sequence ATGAAACTTACCTCCAACATTTACAGTAAGCCCCTGGAAGGCGATCGCGAAATTAGAATGGCTCAAAGGCTTATTTACAAAGTTTTCGTAGATGAAATAGGATGGGTTCCTAACCAAGTCAACCCCTCTGGCATTCGGTTTGTGAATGATTCAGAAGGAACTTTATTTGCTGATGATTTTGATGATGTTGCAACATGGTTCGGCACTTTTCAAAATCAGGAACTCATTGCTTGCTGGAGATTTTGCGAACCCAAAAATGGCAAGTTTGAATTAGAGCATTACCATCCCCTTCCAGATTTTCTCAAAGCTGCTAAGAGCCTGGAAGTAACCCGTCTGGTGATTCAGCCGAAATACCGCAATCGATCGCGAGTCATGCTTGATTTGACTCAAACCACATACAAGCATCTGGGGCATCGATTCGATTATATATTTGCAGCCGTTGAATTCCCGAATCCCGGTAACTTGTATTTGAAGCTGGGTATGAAGCAGATCGCTGTTAAACCATTCAAGTATTCTCCTTGGGACAGAAACGAAGTGCAGTTGATTGTCCTGGATTTGAAGGACAGAACCACTGTAGCTAGCGGATATGGCAAATACTCTCAATGA
- a CDS encoding 7-carboxy-7-deazaguanine synthase QueE translates to MTSLIPTTSTSKTASAALPVVETFHSVQGEGVWAGTNAFFIRLAGCDVGCPWCDTKHSWNARRHPQRLTTDLITETKAANPAIVVITGGEPLLHDLSSLSNGLRVAELRVHLETSGAHPFSGSFDWITFSPKRSKPPHESIYSRVSELKVVVSEQADLSWAEDQATTIPTDAVRLLQPEWGTPDSYSLIFDYVLSHPEWRLSLQTHKFTNIR, encoded by the coding sequence ATGACAAGCCTGATCCCCACTACCTCAACTTCTAAAACAGCCTCGGCAGCCTTGCCAGTTGTGGAAACCTTTCACTCAGTTCAAGGTGAGGGAGTTTGGGCAGGCACGAATGCCTTCTTTATTCGGCTAGCCGGATGTGACGTGGGATGTCCTTGGTGCGACACTAAGCATTCCTGGAATGCACGTCGCCATCCTCAACGCCTCACTACCGACCTGATTACAGAAACTAAAGCGGCAAATCCGGCGATCGTTGTCATTACAGGTGGTGAACCCCTGCTGCATGACCTTTCCTCCCTCAGCAACGGGTTGAGAGTCGCAGAGCTGCGAGTCCATTTAGAGACCTCTGGAGCACACCCCTTCAGTGGCAGCTTCGACTGGATTACCTTCTCCCCTAAGCGATCCAAGCCACCTCACGAAAGCATTTATTCACGGGTAAGTGAACTGAAGGTCGTAGTTTCTGAACAGGCTGATCTGTCCTGGGCAGAGGATCAGGCAACCACAATCCCCACGGATGCAGTCCGGCTCCTCCAACCAGAATGGGGTACACCTGATAGCTACTCGCTCATCTTTGATTATGTTCTCAGCCATCCAGAATGGCGGCTCAGCTTACAGACCCATAAATTTACTAATATTCGATGA
- a CDS encoding radical SAM protein — MSVQGVETILNPLQKSALNKKSLCDYVVNVASGCLHGCTFCYVPSTPAIRTRQSDLIEQGVPDPQMDWGQYLFVREEVPIKLRDKLSRQRSWHETPSGRGVVLLCSGTDPYQNKTVATVTRKTVQVLLEYGKRVRILTRSPLWLNDLDLLTHPNVTVGMSIPCLDDTLSRQIEPKAPLPSSRLKALFQGKEAGCRIYIAMAPTHPDMGYTEFKQDLQIFKKLEPEVIFWEPINARGSNGKRMLEAGLTFAKSVMAHKSWAQCFVKQWESVEKAAEDANILDSLHIWPDRELVNSVPQSILEYWWYRPTLEQWTGLNQCANSNVPRPRLSQVFEEELLV; from the coding sequence ATGTCAGTGCAAGGTGTAGAAACTATTTTAAATCCCTTACAAAAAAGCGCTTTGAATAAAAAAAGCTTGTGCGACTATGTTGTGAATGTTGCTTCAGGTTGTCTACATGGATGTACTTTTTGCTATGTCCCATCCACTCCAGCAATACGAACTAGACAATCTGATTTAATTGAGCAAGGCGTACCTGATCCACAGATGGATTGGGGACAATATCTTTTTGTGCGTGAAGAAGTACCCATTAAATTACGCGATAAGTTAAGCCGCCAACGTTCATGGCATGAAACACCTTCCGGTAGAGGTGTGGTGTTGTTGTGTTCAGGTACTGATCCTTACCAAAATAAGACAGTAGCAACAGTTACTCGGAAAACTGTTCAGGTCCTTCTAGAGTATGGGAAAAGGGTTAGAATTCTAACTCGTAGTCCTTTATGGCTTAATGATCTTGACCTATTAACTCATCCCAATGTTACTGTTGGAATGAGTATTCCCTGCTTGGACGATACTTTAAGTAGACAAATTGAGCCAAAAGCACCATTACCTAGTTCGAGGCTAAAAGCCCTATTTCAAGGGAAGGAAGCAGGATGCCGGATCTACATAGCTATGGCACCAACTCATCCTGATATGGGCTACACAGAGTTTAAGCAAGACTTGCAGATTTTCAAAAAACTAGAACCAGAAGTGATTTTTTGGGAACCAATCAATGCTCGTGGTTCTAACGGGAAAAGAATGCTAGAAGCCGGTCTTACATTTGCAAAATCTGTTATGGCTCATAAATCTTGGGCACAGTGTTTTGTAAAGCAATGGGAATCTGTTGAAAAGGCAGCAGAAGATGCAAATATTCTAGATTCACTCCATATTTGGCCAGATCGAGAGTTAGTCAATTCCGTACCGCAGTCAATACTTGAGTATTGGTGGTATCGACCTACATTGGAACAATGGACAGGACTTAATCAATGTGCAAACTCTAATGTTCCACGTCCAAGACTATCACAAGTGTTTGAAGAGGAGTTATTGGTTTGA
- the queC gene encoding 7-cyano-7-deazaguanine synthase QueC produces the protein MSAPKAVVLLSGGLDSSTSAAQAIADGYELIALSLHYGQRHDRELIAAKRVAEHLGIKEHFVVDVNLAQWGGSALTDQAVDVPTDGVKPGVIPITYVPGRNTVFLAIALSLAEAKGAEAIYLGINAVDYSGYPDCRPEYLEAVQHLATLSSKAGLEGHAPKLVAPLVMDSKVDIVHRALQLDVPIHLTWSCYQGEDKPCGLCDSCRIRDRALIDAGRPDLATLVGRELYEQENQCATPVS, from the coding sequence ATGAGTGCTCCAAAAGCCGTTGTTTTATTGTCTGGTGGTCTGGATTCATCAACCTCTGCTGCTCAAGCGATCGCTGATGGTTACGAGTTGATTGCTCTATCGCTCCATTATGGACAAAGGCACGATCGCGAACTCATTGCTGCTAAGCGGGTGGCTGAGCATTTGGGGATCAAGGAACACTTTGTGGTGGATGTGAATTTGGCGCAGTGGGGTGGTTCTGCTTTGACTGACCAGGCTGTGGATGTGCCGACTGACGGTGTGAAGCCTGGTGTGATTCCCATTACCTATGTGCCGGGACGGAATACGGTCTTTCTGGCGATCGCTCTCTCCTTGGCGGAAGCCAAAGGAGCAGAAGCAATTTACTTGGGGATCAATGCCGTAGACTATTCTGGCTATCCTGACTGCCGACCAGAGTACCTAGAAGCTGTCCAGCACCTTGCAACCCTCTCCTCTAAAGCTGGTTTGGAAGGGCATGCCCCCAAGCTTGTGGCTCCACTTGTTATGGATTCCAAAGTAGATATTGTGCATCGTGCGTTACAACTGGACGTTCCTATTCACCTCACCTGGTCTTGCTATCAAGGCGAGGATAAACCCTGCGGGTTGTGCGACTCTTGCCGGATTCGCGATCGTGCTCTGATTGACGCAGGTAGACCCGATCTGGCAACGTTAGTAGGGCGAGAATTGTACGAACAGGAGAACCAATGCGCTACCCCCGTGTCTTAA
- a CDS encoding CHAT domain-containing protein: MDIALLTAFLAPFLPFLMKFGEKASEKAGEKFGESAWTKAMGIWSKLHPKLEAKDDARIAAEQVATKPESEARKAVFQEELDTLLKENPDLAKEIARILQEDAPDGTPGNQVIQNVTGGQNQVFNISGSTITNLTGAGDIHYQEAAHQPPIPTKDVKDIKETGAIKTILVLAANPRGTTQLRLGEEVRSLRRGLERSQYRDRFMLMERWAATAIDMRRALLDCQPQIVHFSGHGVGIENSGDEPSSTRKFTVIPDPKTEPEGLMFEDETGEPKLVSGEAIANLFALFSNQVECVVLNACYSEVQARAIAQHISYVIGMKRAIGDKAAIEFAIGFYDALLAGRSVEFAYNLGCSAIQMAGIPERLTPVLVQR; this comes from the coding sequence ATGGACATTGCACTCTTAACCGCTTTCCTGGCTCCCTTTCTGCCTTTTTTGATGAAATTTGGAGAGAAAGCTTCTGAAAAGGCTGGAGAAAAGTTTGGAGAAAGTGCTTGGACCAAAGCTATGGGTATCTGGTCAAAGTTGCATCCTAAATTGGAGGCTAAGGATGACGCGCGAATTGCAGCAGAGCAAGTCGCCACGAAACCGGAAAGTGAAGCTCGCAAAGCAGTTTTTCAAGAGGAGCTAGACACACTGCTGAAGGAAAATCCAGATTTAGCAAAAGAGATCGCCAGAATTTTGCAGGAAGATGCTCCCGATGGTACTCCTGGCAATCAGGTTATTCAAAATGTAACAGGCGGTCAAAACCAGGTTTTTAACATCTCAGGTAGTACCATTACCAATCTCACCGGAGCTGGTGATATTCATTATCAAGAAGCTGCCCATCAGCCACCTATTCCCACTAAAGATGTCAAGGACATCAAGGAGACTGGAGCGATCAAAACAATCTTAGTTTTGGCAGCAAATCCTCGGGGAACTACACAGTTACGATTGGGAGAAGAGGTGCGATCGCTGCGAAGGGGGCTAGAACGTTCTCAGTATCGCGATCGATTTATGCTGATGGAGCGTTGGGCAGCAACGGCCATAGATATGCGGCGGGCACTGCTCGATTGCCAACCCCAGATTGTTCACTTCTCTGGGCATGGAGTTGGAATTGAAAATTCGGGTGATGAGCCATCATCTACTCGAAAATTTACAGTTATTCCAGATCCTAAGACAGAACCGGAAGGATTGATGTTTGAGGATGAAACTGGAGAACCCAAGCTAGTCTCTGGAGAGGCAATCGCTAATTTGTTCGCATTGTTCAGCAATCAAGTCGAATGTGTGGTGTTGAATGCCTGCTACTCGGAAGTACAAGCGAGGGCGATCGCGCAGCACATTTCTTATGTAATTGGTATGAAACGGGCAATTGGGGATAAAGCGGCGATCGAGTTCGCGATCGGGTTTTATGATGCGTTGTTGGCAGGGCGATCGGTGGAGTTTGCCTACAACCTGGGTTGCAGCGCGATTCAGATGGCTGGGATTCCAGAGCGGTTGACCCCTGTATTGGTACAAAGGTAA
- a CDS encoding 6-pyruvoyl tetrahydropterin synthase family protein, producing MRKWKLTTEFTFDAAHYIRDCDGPCGRMHGHTYRVRIEAASSQLHASEYCPHPVMVADFRTLRWAKQDLLKGGLDHSVLNEVLPEGYETTAEMIAQHIYDKTKKQLPPDVKLKVAVSETPNSWAEYEDD from the coding sequence ATGCGCAAGTGGAAGCTCACCACGGAATTTACCTTTGATGCCGCTCACTATATCCGGGACTGCGACGGTCCCTGTGGGCGAATGCATGGACATACCTACCGGGTGCGGATTGAGGCAGCCTCTAGCCAGCTTCATGCCTCGGAGTACTGTCCTCATCCCGTTATGGTTGCTGATTTCCGCACGCTCCGTTGGGCAAAGCAAGACCTACTCAAAGGAGGGCTTGACCATTCGGTTCTAAACGAAGTTCTACCCGAAGGCTACGAAACCACTGCCGAGATGATCGCCCAACATATCTACGACAAGACGAAAAAGCAACTGCCCCCGGATGTGAAGCTAAAGGTTGCTGTGTCCGAAACGCCCAACTCTTGGGCGGAGTATGAGGACGACTAG
- a CDS encoding pentapeptide repeat-containing protein, giving the protein MNQTRQRDYKRKAYVGEIQQPSLKDIDLRYLKFNKSILYSSFLTFFIFCLIVAAGYLNGLLGGNISKLLFYSQQLVKGIWFTLCIVLVIGAWQVRAKHLKFAQGIWTAGVMTVLCSVLTWLISATIPSIFKSDSFWVSATLPPFFLGGYILAFLLTSFCLASFSYSMEPAVYQRLKYHFSIFVIVSSVLVAYWIGGNSPIELDVTKRYFGLVKVTSGLLGGLLILQPSLAFVESRKAKADLSFLRLWAIAYNSLGSTSFLNLDLSEADFTGANVANTDFRAGKFYRTCLKDVKGLDRARLDNRYFDIDQPQVQMLLTQGCCDEKDFFRVNLQGAYLQSASDLREFNFTDARLDGADLQKADLRGSTLLRTQLPEADLGRADLRRVNFTDANLTAATLRGADLRDCILVRAQVARADFTGADLTGVCIEDWSASSKTNFTNVRCDYIYRRYQDGLSTDRYPVDRNFEPDEFASLFQQPENQLELVFKGEFDYTALSLTFDKLQTDKPDLKLKLQGIEQRQDLWVVKVISDDPATVESRIQEIQDTVYQGYEITTTRLESNPLIRRIISDVANIRKTQEETVEEVKQLTKRIGSNFYFLGGTITNVTGAGEINYTEASNQVRSLVSSDSHQTQVANTLLNRLRSSNVATTTTEQVELIQFVIFEETQRDPRFRQSLLQQEQQILASLPESSISLAIRGAIAQLNQS; this is encoded by the coding sequence ATGAATCAAACTAGACAAAGAGATTATAAACGAAAAGCTTACGTAGGGGAGATTCAGCAACCTTCTTTAAAGGATATTGATTTAAGATATTTAAAGTTCAACAAATCTATACTTTACAGCAGCTTCCTAACATTTTTTATATTTTGCTTAATAGTCGCGGCTGGCTATTTGAACGGTTTGTTAGGTGGAAATATCAGCAAACTTTTATTCTACTCTCAGCAATTGGTTAAGGGGATTTGGTTCACATTATGCATAGTGCTAGTGATTGGTGCATGGCAAGTTCGGGCAAAGCATCTGAAATTTGCTCAAGGGATTTGGACGGCAGGAGTAATGACTGTACTGTGTTCTGTACTAACTTGGCTCATTTCTGCAACTATACCCAGCATATTTAAATCAGATTCTTTTTGGGTAAGTGCTACTTTACCCCCATTCTTTCTCGGTGGATATATCCTCGCATTTCTTCTAACAAGCTTTTGTCTAGCCAGTTTTAGTTACAGCATGGAACCCGCAGTTTATCAACGGCTTAAATACCATTTTTCAATTTTTGTGATAGTTTCTTCGGTTTTGGTTGCTTATTGGATTGGAGGCAATTCTCCCATTGAACTAGATGTCACAAAACGCTACTTTGGGCTAGTAAAGGTTACCTCTGGTTTGTTGGGTGGTCTACTAATTTTGCAACCAAGTCTTGCTTTTGTTGAGTCTAGAAAAGCAAAAGCTGACCTCAGCTTCTTACGATTATGGGCTATTGCCTATAACTCTTTAGGTAGTACTTCCTTTCTGAACTTAGATCTCAGTGAAGCCGATTTTACGGGTGCGAATGTTGCGAATACCGACTTTCGGGCTGGTAAGTTCTACAGGACTTGTTTAAAAGATGTGAAAGGCTTAGATCGAGCAAGACTTGATAATCGCTATTTCGATATCGATCAGCCGCAAGTTCAAATGCTTCTTACACAAGGCTGCTGTGATGAAAAAGACTTTTTTAGGGTCAACTTGCAAGGAGCGTATCTACAAAGTGCATCCGATCTGCGAGAGTTTAACTTCACAGATGCAAGGCTAGATGGAGCCGACCTACAGAAAGCCGATTTACGAGGTAGCACTTTATTAAGGACTCAACTCCCTGAAGCAGATTTAGGAAGAGCAGACTTAAGGCGCGTAAATTTCACAGATGCAAATCTAACAGCAGCAACTTTGCGAGGAGCCGATCTACGGGATTGTATTCTAGTTCGTGCTCAAGTTGCTCGTGCAGACTTTACGGGTGCCGATCTAACGGGCGTTTGCATTGAGGACTGGAGTGCCAGCAGTAAGACTAACTTTACCAATGTTCGCTGTGACTACATCTACCGCCGCTATCAAGACGGGCTGTCTACAGACCGCTATCCAGTCGATCGCAACTTTGAACCTGATGAGTTTGCTTCGCTATTTCAGCAACCTGAGAATCAGTTGGAGCTTGTATTCAAAGGAGAATTTGACTATACAGCTCTCAGTTTGACCTTTGATAAGCTGCAAACGGATAAACCAGACCTGAAATTAAAGCTTCAGGGAATTGAGCAACGGCAGGACTTATGGGTTGTGAAGGTGATCAGCGATGATCCTGCAACTGTAGAAAGCCGGATTCAGGAGATTCAGGATACTGTTTATCAAGGATACGAAATCACCACAACTCGATTAGAAAGTAATCCACTCATTCGCAGAATTATTAGCGATGTTGCTAACATCAGAAAAACGCAGGAAGAAACGGTCGAAGAAGTCAAGCAACTTACTAAACGCATTGGAAGCAACTTCTACTTCTTAGGAGGAACCATTACAAACGTTACTGGGGCTGGTGAAATTAACTACACTGAAGCTAGCAATCAAGTTCGTAGTCTTGTCTCAAGTGATAGCCATCAAACTCAAGTTGCAAATACCTTACTGAATCGACTGAGATCTAGCAACGTCGCAACAACAACTACTGAACAAGTAGAGCTTATCCAATTTGTAATTTTTGAAGAAACACAGCGAGATCCAAGATTCAGGCAATCACTATTGCAACAAGAACAGCAAATTTTGGCATCTCTTCCTGAAAGCTCGATCTCGTTAGCTATCCGAGGTGCGATCGCACAGCTCAATCAAAGCTAA
- a CDS encoding helix-turn-helix domain-containing protein — MTIRWRLREIMARQRMTNKRLADLMGVHPNAVSHLKNQDIMPRIGAETLDALCKFLECMPSDLIEYVPDEEE; from the coding sequence TTGACAATTCGTTGGCGGCTCAGAGAAATAATGGCTCGGCAGCGCATGACCAATAAGCGGTTAGCCGATCTGATGGGTGTTCATCCCAATGCTGTGTCACATCTCAAAAATCAGGACATCATGCCGCGCATTGGAGCAGAAACATTAGATGCACTTTGTAAGTTTTTGGAGTGTATGCCATCTGATTTGATTGAGTATGTGCCAGATGAAGAGGAGTGA